From the Nocardiopsis changdeensis genome, one window contains:
- a CDS encoding trans-sulfuration enzyme family protein: MSYTPAAGGEHTRAVSPPPAAVPAERPMRMPVHRATTYAFDTSQDYADVLSGAQQGYSYARIDSPTVDAFAEAVAALEGAGLPDRVRGQAFASGMGALSTVFMALTEAGSHVVAARSIYGNTYSLLDRLLRRFGVRTDFVDITDLDAVREAVRPGTAVLFTETLSNPTMTVSDLPGLAQIAREAGAALVVDSTFASPAVCRPLEYGADIVVHSATKYIGGHSDTTGGVAVAAPSFIDRIRSARIDLGPCLAPDEAYLLHRGLETLPLRVQRQCETAAAFAAALAEHPLVERVDHPSLDSHPQAGLAAKLFDPGRYGAVVTVHPRGGWEAGMAFADRLKVATIAASLGGTHTLAGHVASTSHRNMNDVELAAAGISPGAVRFSIGLEDPQDLIGDALAALGGN; this comes from the coding sequence ATGTCGTACACACCCGCGGCCGGGGGCGAGCACACCCGGGCGGTCTCCCCGCCGCCCGCGGCCGTCCCCGCCGAGCGTCCCATGCGGATGCCGGTCCACCGGGCGACCACCTACGCCTTCGACACCTCCCAGGACTACGCGGACGTGCTGTCCGGGGCGCAGCAGGGCTACTCCTACGCCCGCATCGACAGCCCCACCGTCGACGCCTTCGCCGAGGCGGTCGCGGCCCTGGAGGGCGCGGGCCTGCCCGACCGGGTGCGCGGCCAGGCGTTCGCCTCCGGGATGGGCGCGCTGAGCACCGTGTTCATGGCGCTCACCGAGGCCGGCTCGCACGTGGTCGCGGCGCGGTCCATCTACGGCAACACCTACTCGCTGCTGGACCGGCTGCTGCGCCGGTTCGGGGTGCGGACCGACTTCGTGGACATCACCGACCTGGACGCGGTGCGCGAGGCCGTGCGGCCGGGCACGGCGGTGCTGTTCACCGAGACCCTGTCCAACCCCACCATGACCGTCTCCGACCTGCCCGGGCTCGCCCAGATCGCCCGGGAGGCCGGGGCCGCCCTGGTGGTGGACTCCACGTTCGCCTCCCCGGCGGTGTGCCGGCCCCTGGAGTACGGGGCCGACATCGTGGTGCACTCGGCCACCAAGTACATCGGCGGACACAGCGACACCACCGGCGGCGTGGCCGTCGCCGCGCCCTCCTTCATCGACCGGATCCGGTCGGCCCGGATCGACCTGGGGCCCTGCCTGGCCCCCGACGAGGCGTACCTGCTGCACCGGGGCCTGGAGACGCTGCCGCTGCGGGTGCAGCGCCAGTGCGAGACCGCCGCGGCGTTCGCCGCCGCGCTCGCCGAGCACCCGCTGGTGGAGCGGGTCGACCACCCGTCCCTGGACTCGCACCCGCAGGCGGGGCTGGCGGCCAAGCTGTTCGACCCCGGGCGGTACGGGGCCGTCGTCACCGTCCACCCGCGCGGCGGCTGGGAGGCGGGGATGGCCTTCGCCGACCGCCTGAAGGTCGCCACCATCGCCGCGTCCCTGGGCGGCACCCACACCCTCGCCGGTCACGTCGCCTCCACGTCGCACCGGAACATGAACGACGTCGAACTGGCGGCCGCCGGCATCTCACCTGGTGCGGTGCGGTTCTCCATCGGCCTGGAGGACCCTCAGGACCTCATCGGGGACGCCCTGGCGGCCCTCGGGGGCAACTGA